The genomic region TTTTATACTAGAACCATGTGAGGGAAGGATCCAAAAattcgatttttttttaaattgcaaCGGGCTAAAAAACACTGACTTGTCACATCGCTGATGCCGCTGATGCAGTTGACGTGATGTGACCGGTCAGTCACGATTTCTCATCTTTAATTTTTGGtccttattttttaaattttttcaaagaATAGCtcaacaatttttatttttattttacgtaAATGacctttttctttcttccttccaCCTCACTCCCTCTCCCACTttcttttaaaaatcactaaaacccttaatcctaaattattttaacaaaaacctAAATTATTTTAGCAAAGCTCTAACCCTAAAAacattaaaagaaatttaaaaacataaactgaTACGAGCCGGATGGGGGAGTGGGGGAGGAATACACTAGGTGTGCCATCTATCAGATAGGTACCACCAACGCCGCCTATCAGATAGGCACCACTAGTGCTGCCTATTTGACACCCTCAACCAATCTACCATTTTGGTACTTAATCTGAGCAACATaccattttagtattttttatattattaagatAAAACCCCAAATTTCTTCCTATCCGTAAATAATCTAAAAGTTATTTAGATttgtaataaatttatttttgttatgttccaaaaatgattataatattaataaaaatcttTAATTATTCAAATAATTCAACCTCCTACTCCTACTAAAGATTTCttttatgtaaaataaataattgaaagaAAGAAGGATTAAtaagaaattaaatatataagaGTAAACTATATCATTAGTCATTAAATTATAGGTAAGTTTTTGTTTTAGTCATTTACCTAAAAAACATTACAATTTAATCACTGAACTATTCAGAAATTTTCGTTTAAGTCattgaactatttaaaagttttaatttaagtcattgggcttttaattattttttttaaggtTCTGTTAGTGAGTTCCCAGTGACAATTCAATTATCGGTGCAGTGGATCATTACCTATCGACGAGTAAAGGAACATACATTAGATCCAAGTTGATATGACAACTAGTGTTGGAGATCAGAGAAAAaactatttaaattttagtttatagATTCGTGATGtacaaaaatatttcataaaaaaaactgAACTATAGAAGAAAAGGGTAAAGAGAGCTTCCAATTAGTGCAGACAATGCGAATAGAAAAAGCCATATAACATTATTTTAACAGCctagtaacttaaatgaaaacttttgaaaaattcaatgatcaaattgtaacttttttaattaagtggctaaaatgaaaatttatcatACTTCAATAGCTAATTGTGGAATTTTCCCAATTTATGATTTGTCGGAAGAAAGGCGGAAGAAGAGATGAGTAATGACTGCTAACTATCAAATCGTCAAACCAATAATGTTTCACAGTAATTGTAGGCTAGTGTGCAGGCAGGCAATAAGCTTAGCTTTACATGCAAACAGTAGCAGGCCGCTagctttctctctctctcttttttttttttttgacaggAAAAACTCCCAAGAAAACCAAGTTCTGgaccaaaaatatataaaaaattgcaTCCAAGACAATACTAAAATGCCGCTGGCAACGATCTGTCATGTAGCAAAACCTTAGTTCCTAACCCTATATTGCATGACGTCGGAACCCTAGCTCTATATTTCTTCTGGTCATCTTCATTGCCATCGCGCATTGTTGTCGTTCTTATTTTCCCATCACTTTGTAAGCATAAATAGGGAACAATCTTATCTTTTTCTTTTGTCAATTCAATAATTTAAGAAGTTTATTTCTATAAAAAGAATTGTAGCAGTACCGATCTCAATGGAGTTTAATGATTACGTCAAACTTTGTTAGGACTTAAGATGTATAACTACTATGTTAGAGGTGTAAATGCAGGTGATGGGTTTTTTTCCCCTCAACTTTGTTCAAATATATTTTAAACGTGATACTTCCGTACAATTTTATATTACACAAATATTGAATGAGTACTCCAACCTTgtttacataccaaattcaaATTAAATGGTTTGACATCAAATATAACATTCAAATGAGGaagacttttttaaaaaaaaaaaattgagaattGAACTCGTAACATTGAAACAATACATACAGCCAAGATCTCTTTTAATAACAGCTATAAATATTAACTAAAGAAAAAGAAGTAAGAGAACATGACAAAAAAGAGCATGTAAAGTATTAAGGAACGATATATATAAAACTACAGAGAAATTAATACTATGATATAGAATCAATTACGTTTTGGGCAGCTTTTAGAGATTGGGAAATGGCCTTGGGATCTAGAAAAATAcaaagcataaaaaaaaaaaatatttcgtCTTAATAATGTTAAAGTAGGTTGGGCACCGGACCTTAATAAATTTACCATTAATTCATTTGGAGCCTGTTGAAATAGATTCGTCCTGCCTTATTGAAATGTCGTTTTGTTTTTTATTCCACttaatttaatcataatattccaaaaaaagaaaaagcctTAGGGGGACGTACATTGAACTACTCTTCTCTATTTGACCTAATTTCTCTTAGAGATCttaaacattatatcattcaatTATAATTTGTATGGTAAATTAACTTGCGGGGATTTGTATAATGATCTAACTGATATGCTGAATTATGTGCATGAAAGAAATAGGCAGCCATTGGCATTTCATTTCAACCCAATATAATCAAAGACCATTGAATTAGGTGCAGATATTAAAGAGCACGAGGAAAAGAATACATCAAGACCATTAGAAACTCATGTTTAATTAATGCTGTTCTAAGTTCTATAATCATCATATAAAAGATTAACATGGTACGTGAGAATCAAAATAGCAAGCCATTGCCATTGCCATTGCCATTTCATTTCAACCCAATCATTTAATCATACTATTCAAAGCAGTTAGATGAAGGATGAATGGATGAACTAACTAGGTTAAACACCAAGTTCAACACAagatataatttcattaatccctAATAGTTTCATTACTAGAAATGTTAATAAAACTAAAAGCTATGTAAATGAAAAGGAGTTTCATCAGTAAAGGCCTTAAGGGTGCAAAACATGTTGATGATCAAAGATGATCAGAGCAGCACGTTGTAAGTCAGAAAGTATGGAAACTTTGGAAAGTTTCATAATCTTTCTGTTTCTTCCCCATGTGATAATTCTAGAAGCCTGCAAACAGAAGCATCTCTAGAAAATCCCATTAACTCCTTCTTACCTTACCCTATATCACTAGTCTCACACTAAATATAACATAAATCACATGCACATATATGCAGAGATGCATTAAAAATCATCGGCAAATGAGCAACGGTTTCTATATTCTAGCAAAGGGTCACATCCATGCACGTCTATTCAAGTAGCTGAAATTGATTTTTCTTTTCAGCTCTGATATAAATTCCCTAAAAAACTGATGAAAATGTTTACGTATAAAAGATGTTTAATATACGTACTAAATACGTACGTACATTATATCTCAAAAAGAAAACAAGAGAAATTGTAAATGGATTAAAAAAATGGTTATGGAATTCTTTGTTTAGCCGAACACGAAACCTAATTTTCTTGCCCATTTTCAATCCGGCAGGCAAACGGATTAACGGGAAAAAGTTGGCTTCGAGTTCAATACCAATCAGAAAGCAGAttagatgaaaaagaaaaagtacaAATTATCTATAAAAAAAACCAATAATTCACACCCAAAAGGGCACACATCCACATACTACATCGATCGAATAAAAAAACAAACACTGAAAATCTGAATTGAAATTTGAGAACAAGACTAAACATCCACAGGGCAATATCATATGCAGAATCTTGATCAGTTTTCTAATGTCATTCAAATTCTATGCAACATTTAACAATGACGAAGAATAACACTGAAAGCTAGAGATCAATAATATCTAGAGTCGTTTCTGACTAATGGAAGTTTTTGTTAAAAAAAGGAAgggtctctctctctctctattggAGAATAGGCCTGTAAATCAAGACCTTGGAGGTGGGAAGAATTGCGTACCAGCAATGAAAGCGTTAAGTGGAGCTGGATAAAGACAAGGGTCTAGCATACTCGTTCCTGCATTGCTCGAAGTGGCGGCGGTTGTAGTGGTTCTAGCAGTTTCTGCTGTGGTAACTGCGGCGGTGATGAGATTGAGTTGCTGAGAGGATTCACCGCCACCGGTGTAATGGCTTTCAGGGCCTTGATCGTAAAGAATCCCTTTGAATACATGCCCTGCTATATTCACCGCCGTTTGATAAGCGAACTCCTCATCTTCATCGTCCATAGCGCTTACTTTCACACAGCGGAAGACAGCGGGAGAACTCACTTCGGGAGGGAATTGACCCAATTCCAACCCTAATTTTCAAGTTccaaaaagataataaaaaagataaataaatcaAGAGATGGAAGAAAAAATCAAACTGCAAGGGAAAGAAGAAAGAGGGTTTTCTTGGAAACTTTTTTTCCGAAAATTATGGGAGCTTTTCGTCAGTTTCAGCAGAAAACAGTGGCGGAATGaatggaaaaaaagaagaaaaataaaggtGAAGCAGGTGGCTCAATGACCATGGAGGTGGACTAGCTCACTCACTCACACGTAAACGATACGATCTCGTCGGTGTACTGCTAGCTAGTACTTGGGGAAGCCATGGGAAGGGAAACCCTTAAAATCTTACCCAATTAAACTTTGTATAGCTAAGAATCTATTTGATTTTTGTCTTGGTTTGTATGTTAAACTACAACATTACCTGATGTAGTGGGGGATAGTCGAGTGCAGGCAAGAGACGGAGAACCTTGATTCTCTCTCAGCCTTTTGGGGTTCTCTCCACGAAACTGGTCTTCATGTTGTTGGTGGTGCTGCAAAGCTGCGAGTTGTTGTTGCCTCTCTCGCCTTTTAGCAGCAGGGACCCAAGTGCTCTTAACGTGAGTTTGGCACTGAAACCCTCTACTTTTACAACAAGTCCTACATCTCATATGTGCACAATCTTTCTTAGCTTGGTTTCCACAATCTTGGCAATTCATGCCCCCATGTTTCATAACAGTAAACCCTACTGATCTCGAAGACGGCTCATCAGACAAGTTAAACCCAGTAGCTATTCGACTAGGGCCCGCTCCAAACGAGATGGTGTTCACGTTTTCCTGCTGCTGTTGTTGTTGTTGGTAATAATACTGCGGCCATATCTCAAAACCCTTGTTGTAGATCTCCTCGTTCCTATACAAATACAGGCTCTCTTCTTTATCTTCTTCTTGTTTATTTCCAGTGTCTGCTTCTCGTCCACCTAGATAGAACAAGCCAGCCATTTGTTACACTCAAAAGCTGAAACAAATCTCAATTTAGACCAATAATCCATAGCAGAAAACGCCCTATTTAGTATTAGTACCCCCTCCCCACCCCACCCACAGATCACTAGTTTGATGAGCTGGTTGGGATTTTCCCTGGGGCCTTTATGGGTTTCAACTGTAAAACCTTTTTCTGGTAGGTTTTTAAAGACCACTGTTAGCCTGTGAGTGtttgttgggttttgtttttGACACtatctttgtttttgttttgttttttttttttttggtggggGGCTATGTTCCTGACTCTGACCGATCCTCCCGAACCCCCAACCCTGAATGACTACAGTTCTAAGTAGAAGAGGCTGTTCCTCTTTCCTCTGATCTTTGGGTCACAGCTTTTAAGGTTAAAAATCCTTAAGAtggatatattttctttttaggataaaaataaaattaaaattcaaagctGGTTTTGGTTGTTCATCATCATCTCATCCCTTCAATTCCAAGCAATAATGCGGGGGAATTAAAGCCCCTGCAACGCCGCCATGAGAACTGCAGCACCCTCACCTCATTTATGACAAAACCAGCTCTCCCTCTGTATAAATTCTAACAaaacaagaaataaaaataaataaataaataaatctccgGGTTTTCTTGAGTAATGTAAAGAAAGACAAAGATGTAAGAACAAATGTATCTCTGGGCACTTCTCTACGATTTCTCTTACACTTCCAATCAATCAAATCCaacaaaaaggtttttttttttcgaatCTCCCATTGCATGTCCATCCTACGTTCCCTATTATTCCACGTGGCATTTCGTCAGCTTTTCCTTATTCGTCCTTGCACCCGAAAACCCGCTCGTACTTTTTCTGACCCTTCCTGCAGTATGTATCTAggaatttgatatttttttttcACACACCTTTTGTCATTTTCTTTCAACAATTACAGATAGAGAGATATCAATTAAATCTGTGATGTTTAATACAATTAaacatttttttgtttttgtgcaGTAAATAAATCTATCCGGTGactatttaatatttatctcACCTGTTCTCGtgcgggttttttttttttttttttaatgataaaTTTCCCGTCAATGCCTCGTATTCTTCTTAGAATTCTTCCTGCAATCATTTCATCATTTGACTAGAAAGTCACAATTTCATATTTTCGTcttattaaataaaatacgattcctttacacatttcatttatttatcatTTCTAAGATACTCAGCCTTATATTTGGTTCGCTCCATGGCAAAGTCATTCTCCACATATCCAGTTCTTAAGTATTTTAAACTTGATTGATTTTGTTGTATAATATGGACTAAAATAGTTATTCAGGACACCCAGATCTAAATGGTTATTCCAAAAAATTATCTAAATTACCCATGCACAAATGAACATctaaaacccaaaaattaaagaaaaccTCAATTAAAACTTCCTAATACAAGATTCAACTTAAAAAcacataaaaatagaaaaaaaaaatattagtgaAGGATTTTCTGTCTCCTTGAGTTTTAGGTGAGATTTGGTTCATCTAAGCGTGACATATTTGACAAAACAGAAGCATGGGTCGAGTTGGATAATAAGTCTCCTAGTCAAATTCTTTGAGGTGATCTGATAAGCTTGAAAACCTTTCATCTCTTGGTAAGAGTCAAAAGCAAAGTGAGTAAATAAAAAGCATGGTTAGATATAAAAGCATTGTGagtaaaaagagaaaaaattgtaaaaatgctCAGAAGGAGAAATCAAGCTTTTTATTGTCATAGTGCACAAATACTCGCTAAGTTGCTTGTACTAGGTACTATCAAATCATATCTTCCACAATATTGGAGAGATAAGAAAGGCAAAAGAAGGAGAAATAAGGTGGTGAGCTTAATGATATATTAAATATGGGGGGATATGGGAGCAATGCTATGTGTTATATTGTTCATAGTGCTTGAACTATTTTGAGTTGACATATTCCTTGAATTCATACCAACCTAAGCCTTAAAACGTTACAAGCCAAAAAATCCTATGTGACATTAGCATCTCTGTGTACAAATCTAGAATGTGTAATAACTTAGCACAAAAAGAATAAGTTGAATTCCTTTGTGTATAGATACATCATATCTACATATCTCATTTTGATGGAATAAGCACTAcaacaaaacaggtttttagcggcgtttggatAAAAAAACACCGCTACAGACTGAGCATTAGAaacgtttttcaaaaagcgccgctatagatcgagTATTAGCGCGCTAGAGGTCGAGCATTAGCtgcgttttttaaaaaacgctGCAAAAAAATTAAGCACAACACCGTCGTTTTATGTTAAGCTTTAGTGGCATTAGCGACGCTTTTAGAAAAACACCGCTATAGGTCGAGCATTAGCAGCGCTTTTAGAAAAATATCGTTACAGATCGAGCACTAGCGACGCTTTTTGAAAAACGtcgctatagatcgagcattagtggcgctttttaaaaaacacCGCTATAGCTcgacctttagcgacgctttcaaaaaatgccgctatagatcgagcattagcggcatTTTTCAAAAAGCACTGCTATAGATccagcattagcggcgctttttaaaaacgccgcaaaaaatttAAGCACAACACCTTAAGCTTTagtggcattagcggcgctttcagaaaaacaccgctatagatcgagcattagcatCACTTTTAGAAAAATATCGTTACAGATCGAGCATTAGTGGTGCTTTTTGAAAAACAtcgctatagatcgagcattagtggcacttttaaaaaacgccgctatagctcGACCTTTAGCGACACTTTttgaaaaatgccgctatagattGAGCATTAGGGTGCTTTTTAAAAATTGTTGAAAAAAATTAAGCACCACcactatagatcgagcattagtggcgcttttaGAAAAATACCattatagatcgagcattagcggcgctctCTGAAAAACGCtacaaaaaaaattaagcacAACGCCGTATGAGCTTTAATggcattagtggcgctttttgaaaaacgccgcaaaaaaattAAACACAACGTCGTCGTTTTATGTTGAGTTTAGGgtatatgatttagggtttaagctTTAAGAGTTATTATTTTAAgatttatggattatgggtttatggattatggtttatggtttatggtttaagggttggggtttaaggtttaggggttaatggttaagggtttatgttttatgatttcgAGTTTAGGGGATAGGGGATAGGGGTTAGGAGTTTAGGGTTTAGTTTAATtagtgttttttaatttatatattaaataatttcttatataattgtaaaagagataatattaattttaatatattaaaattatgattatcgttaaattatttaagagataatagataaactttatatatattaaatggtttaggatttaaggtttactCTCGAACTACTTcaaatgcatgtttaaggcctcgtagtctcatattagggacgatatgaatgatattgaatgatgattttatgaaattttaaaatgtatgtgtaatgtatgtttaattgtttaataagtccattaatactccgtaacccaattctggcgttgaatacgggtaagaggtgttacatgcaAATCACTatcgatcaggatgctcgcagaaatcatataacgggaagctgaagagggcttataacaggatgctcataagagctatggtgtgtctgcaacatatgctgaACCACAACCAATAAGGaaaatcctgtatccatcgaatttcatttattcaaacgaaaCTTAGCACTTGTCAAACATTATCGGATATGTGATTTATGTTTATACATGGAAATCATACATTTTACAatcataacattcaatttaaacatataaacatacattttagttacacgaacttacctcgttactTGCTTGTATATGGAGATCTACTAATctgatactttttcttttcctcgatctaactccttATTTGAtcttttcggatctatataaacgaatttaacatcaatttagcACATTTCACATTTAATTCAATCCAACTTACATCTtaggcaaaagtaccattttgcccctatacttttaattaattccaatttcgtccctaagctcgaaaaatgaaattcatgcaatttaatccttattaatttttcatataacatttacagcccatgtaattcataaaattcaaaaattttccataaatttcacacctttacaatttagtccctaaatcataatttcatgaaaatttcctttacaaaagttgtttatatatcaacaaccttttattttctaccataaatttcaaaatttcagtatACTCATCTATGGAAAacttttaatactttgataactttgcaaattgatcccaaaaatagatagattaggttattacaatctcagaaatgtaaaaattactaaaaacaagacATGATttcttacccaattaagcttgcttgaaattctctctcttagctagggtttccatagaaattttagGGAAGATGatgatatgaattttttttattcttttaattaacttacatccattaattttttaactttccaatttagtccttttctttttctaattttccatagatgaatcatcataaatatctactaacttcttttaatggtctattttccatataaggaccttaaatttt from Gossypium arboreum isolate Shixiya-1 chromosome 1, ASM2569848v2, whole genome shotgun sequence harbors:
- the LOC108482573 gene encoding protein SHI RELATED SEQUENCE 5-like isoform X1 — its product is MDMQWEIRKKKTFLLDLIDWKCGREADTGNKQEEDKEESLYLYRNEEIYNKGFEIWPQYYYQQQQQQQENVNTISFGAGPSRIATGFNLSDEPSSRSVGFTVMKHGGMNCQDCGNQAKKDCAHMRCRTCCKSRGFQCQTHVKSTWVPAAKRRERQQQLAALQHHQQHEDQFRGENPKRLRENQGSPSLACTRLSPTTSGLELGQFPPEVSSPAVFRCVKVSAMDDEDEEFAYQTAVNIAGHVFKGILYDQGPESHYTGGGESSQQLNLITAAVTTAETARTTTTAATSSNAGTSMLDPCLYPAPLNAFIAGTQFFPPPRS
- the LOC108482573 gene encoding protein SHI RELATED SEQUENCE 5-like isoform X2 encodes the protein MAGLFYLGGREADTGNKQEEDKEESLYLYRNEEIYNKGFEIWPQYYYQQQQQQQENVNTISFGAGPSRIATGFNLSDEPSSRSVGFTVMKHGGMNCQDCGNQAKKDCAHMRCRTCCKSRGFQCQTHVKSTWVPAAKRRERQQQLAALQHHQQHEDQFRGENPKRLRENQGSPSLACTRLSPTTSGLELGQFPPEVSSPAVFRCVKVSAMDDEDEEFAYQTAVNIAGHVFKGILYDQGPESHYTGGGESSQQLNLITAAVTTAETARTTTTAATSSNAGTSMLDPCLYPAPLNAFIAGTQFFPPPRS